The nucleotide window ttccaTCATTAATTAAAACTGCTTCGAATCGATCTAATTTTATTGGAAAACAGAGGAAAGTGATTAAAACCGGAAGTGTAGAGTTCATGCCGTTCggtctctctttctttctcaccTTATCGGCAGTCATGTGGCTAATATACGGCGTCCTAGTTAAAGATGTAAACATTATGGTTCGTCTATTAGTCTTTAGTtacctctgttttttttttcttactatgCTCGGAACACTTAAAGCTAATGGGGTTTTTCTTCTGAAATATCTTCCAGGTTCCAAATGTTATGGGTATTATACTGGGAGTGCTACAGATGATACTTTATTGGATATACAAGAAACCTGCTGCGGCCATTGAAGACACCATAACGGCATAAccttgatgagaagatcaaagGAGACATTGAAAATGAAGcagagaaaataaaatgtttctATATATCCAAGAACTGATCGTACTAGCGTGTATCGAGTTGTGTGTTTAGTTGCTTGCGTTTTATGATACGGTTTAATTAATGTTTAATCTGTGTGACCgatccctctctctttctcacatCTTGAATGTAAAATAAGTTTCTgctaaattaaattaaattaaataagttTAGTATGTGTTTTGTGTTCTGAAACACTTTTTGTTTCCCGGCTACTAGTAAAAGTGTCTTCTATTTACACTATAAAACAATATGCACACACCAATTCCAAAGGATTTCACACATAAGAGTTATTTATCATGAAGAAGCAGAGTTAGAAATAAGAAGATTCTTCCAGTTTCTTAGCTCTCTCTCCTGCTCTCTCAGCCTCTGCATTGCCTTCCATGGCATAACTCTTCTCCTGCCACCAGAAACACCACATGTGTTTTCTCACCACCAAAAAAGAAACCATTGACACATGACAAAACTATCATATTATGTTTACCAGCAAACGCCACGTGAAGGGAACACCATCTCTGACCTTTATCCTCTCTCTGATCACTTCTTTGGCTGCACATATCAGACCCAAGAGCGTTTATTGTTATACTAAACAAGCCAAATATTTAATGTAACTGATTTCAAGAATCTATAACAAGCTGCACCAGTGGAGGGTTGGCATGTCTTTAGCAGTAGCTGGCACCACATTTCGTTGAAAACATCTATTTGTTCATCTGATGCCCCAATGATCTGTTAGTAACAATCAAACAGTTAATAAAGAAGAGAATCCAGTATGTTTGATCCAGTTTTTGAGTTACCTTGTAACCAATGGCGTCAAAATCTGAACCAAGTAGTTCTAGAGCCTGTTTGTAGTTTCCCTTTGCGTATTCATACACAGCTTCCCCAAGCTGATATCAAAGCAAACAAGACAAACATTGATGAGTTTGTTAAAGAGAACGGAAAAAGACAGTCCAAGACGGGGAAACAAACCTGAACCCCTTTCTGCATCACTTGTTGTTTCTTCTTGTTCATCTTTGATACTCTGCAAGAACAAACACATGTTCACAACAGATCTGGTATCAGTTAGAAACTGTAGAAGAGAAGAGATTCACACTAACCGGAACTTCAGACCCTCGAGTAACTCATGAGCTCTTGATGTCTCTCCAGCTTTCGCCAATGCCCAAACTATCAATATATCAAGATGCCACTCCAAATACCAGTTTGCCTGAAACGTTAAAGCAAGTGGCCAAGAACTATTGAGAAGGCATAATAACTGCAAACGATATGAGACGTTATATCATTAATGCATGGCTTACCTGATCAGTCAGACGACCTGCAAGGAGTTTGAGACTGTCTTTAAACGAACCGTCAAGAGCATCTCTTACATCCAAACGCAGTAACAAACCAAGAGCATTGAGATAAACCTAAAGAGAGTTGCAGACAGTTGAATGCTTGATAGAAGAATCAAAATCATAAATCTTCAAATAGAAACGAGGATTACTTCAGGAGGAACGGCGTCTTCTTTCTCCAACTCTTTCCAGATGTGAGCATCATAAATCTCCTCGACTTTACTCATCGGTGACCCTCCTTCCAAGTAACAGAGAGCAACATGCCACCAATTGTGTGTATACCTAAACAGTTTGCATACATGTTCCAGATCATAAGAGACGAGCATGATAATATGTGAAAGACGGGGAAACAAACCTGAATCCCTTTCTGCATCACTTGTTGTTTCTTCTTGTTCATCTTTAATACTCTGCAAGAACAAACACAGGTTCACAACAAATCTGGTATCAATTAGAAACTGTAGAAGAGAAGAGATTCACACTAACCGAAACTTCAGACCCTCGAGTAACTCATGATCTCTTGATGTCTCTCCAACTTTCGCCAATGCCCAAACTATCAATATATCAAGGTGCCACTCCAAATACCAGTTTGCCTGAAACGTTAAAGCACACAAGTGGCAGAGAAACCAAACTGATCATTCAATATATCATCATCAGAACACATATTGTGCCACTAGTGCGTGGCTTACCTGTTCAGTCAAACGAGCTGCAAGGAGTTTGAGACGGTCTGCAAACGAACCATCAAGAGCATCTCTTACATCCAAACGCAGTAACAAACCAAGAGCATTGAGATAAACCTGAAGCGAGTTGGACAGTTGAATACTTGATAGAAGaatcaaaatcataaatttaCAAATAGAAAAGATGATTACTTCAGGAGGAACAGCGTCTTCTTTCTCCAACTCCTTCCAGATGTGAGTATCATAAATCTCCTCAACTTTACTCATCGGTGACCCTCCTTCCAAGTAACAGAGAGCAACATGCCACCAATTGTGTGTATACCTGTATACATGTTCTTGATCATAAGAGACGAGCATGATAATATAGGTGAGAGAGAGTCTTAAACGCTTTACATAAAGGATGAGCAAGAAGGCCAAGACTCTGAGACTCCTTTCATGAACTCCACTGCTTCTTTAAATCGACATTCATGATGAAGAACATGACACagctgcaacaacaacaaaaaacataagCATCAGATGGAAGCTGAAGAAAGAAGACGCAAGTGCACAGTGTCAAAAATTTGTTAGAGATGCTCACACAGTGATGTGCCCAGGCATCTTCTTTGTTTATCTCATAGCCTTTCCTTGAAGCTGCCGCAGTTTCTCCCATTCGACCAAGTTCTAACAATGGGAAGGCGAGTATCCCATGTATGTAACTTTCTTCTTGATTCAGAGGTAGAACCTATAAATTATCAAGCAGATGAAACAATACCCTTAAGACAGTGAATCATTCAGGTCGATGAGAAGTGAAGTACCTGGTGAACAAGATCCAAGAAGGGACCAGGCTGACCCATGTAGAAACTCAAAATCTGAGCTCTCTTCAGAGAGACCAAATCCTTTGGGAATCTTTTAAGTAGCTGCAACACACACACAGTTTATATACAAACAAGTGTCAGTTGATAGGCAATGGAATTGAGAATCCAACCTTGGTGTGCATCTCAAAAGCCAAGTCATCATCTCTGTCCACGGAGATGAGGTAACTAACAGCCTCGAAAACCGCTTTCTCATAAGGTGTAGATTGTTCCTGTAAAATAGAACGAATTATACCTCCAAACCGCAAGTAGAATCAGAAGTACAACAAAGACTCACAAGATTGGATGTCGCAGCTTCAAGATAGGACTTAGCTCTGTGATGATCAGATGAGGAAAGGTAGTGAGCAGCTAAAATGTTGCCCAAGACACAATCTTTGTCGTGGAGGGGAGCTTCTAGAATCACTTTCCTGTTCCTCCCATAACTAAGAACCTGAAACACGATCAATAACACAAAGATCGAAACTTTAAGAAGCATAAGCCGAATAAACGCAAACAAGAAGCTACCCACAAGATCGTAGCTAAAACCCATCAAATTCAGATACAGTAAGTCATAAAAGCAGAAACTCAAAAATAGTCATGAAACAGAGCGCAGATTAGCATTTTGTAAGGAAAGGGTGATTATCGAAGAGGAAACCTGATGAAAATAGGAGTCGATTGCGTCGATGCAATGATCAGAAGAGGCGTTAACCTCATAACCCCACCGAACACATCTCAGTTTCTTCTCCATTTCAAACCGAGAAAACAGAGCTTTCTACGCGAACAGTTTTGTCTTTCTTGTGGGTTTGAAGATGTTTTGAGAGAGAGACAATCGAAACTTGAAGGAGACAGCGAGATTTGTATTTTGCTTGGCGTCATCAATCATTCAAGACTTCAAGTTAAATAACACACGGTGTTTCCCTTTTGGTTCCTTCTCGCCTTTTGGATAAACAAATTATCCGTTTACACTCCTCTCTACAGGTGGGATTCTAAAACCGAACCAGACATTAAACCGGTTCAATTTACCGATCACGATTCAATCTATTTTTGAAAACCAGGATTCTTGATTTCTTTATTTCAGCgcacattgtttttttttttgataaaagaataaatatccgtacaaaaaaaaagctttgaATTGGGATACAAAAAACAAAGGGGTTTTATAACCTTTGGTGCCTATTGGCATTGGTTTTCTCCTTTCTCGTAATTTAAGGTTTTTCTGTTTAGTGGGTTCTATCGAACTTACGTCTCTATTGTATGGAGAACAATGAAATTTCAGTGTGATAAAAAAACAAAGGGTTTATTTCtggaataaaaaaaagagaagaaaaaatagatataCAGAGAGAGCGAAGAGAAAGGAGGAAAGAGGAGGAAATTTTAGTGAGTTAGTgaattatgtatttttgtgttatTGAGTCCAATTTCCAAAAACAAACTCTTTTCCAACTCTTTGGTAGAGAGCATGTTTAATGATGGTTTTTTAGCTATGttttttactattaaaatataaaaaggtAACTAAAAGTATGTGAGAAAAATAAGATATGTTTCTTATTTAAAAGAAGTAAGAGACATCTTTTAGCTTAGTCTTTTATTTTTCCCTCTAAATGTCACTTTGTGAAtggtgtattttattttattaaaataaattttaattatataattattttattaataaaaattatttaaaagattATATTGTGGGTATATACCATTGAACATGTTCTAAGAATACCTTCATCAGTGAGGAGGTTAAATTGAGGttcttattaattaaataattgtatttttaatttaagttagttatgtatttaaatttaaaattcaaaatgcCAATTGACCATTGATTGATAAACATATGGAACTTACTGATTTACAACCGGTTCTTGCTGTACTAGTTTTAAGTTCCCAAACTTCAAGAACCTAACAGCTAAACAAAAGGATTATATTCTCAGTAACAGATTTACTCACCCAATTCCTAAAAGTatgattttttagaattattttttgtttcaaaataatagattttctataattttaaggTACTTTTAGTAGTTAATGTTGATAAATTCTATACTTTTAAGAAACACTaactgaaaatatttgaattcaTTAAATACTATTAGTTGAtagttattagaaaatatatagtaaaataaacaataaatttaattgtaaacatttattatattcttaataTGCGTGaataatctataaaaaaattctttcggGAACTGAGAGAATACACTGgtgtaattaatatatatagcaaataaacaaaataaagttgAATTGACAATTTCATTGTGTAAGGGCACATGTATAACAAATTGGGTTTTTCGGTTCGATTTCGGTTCTGATCTCGGATTCCAGATTTTATATCCAACCCTACCCTGAACAGTACATGGATCAGTTCTCCATATCCTCAAAGTGCATACTTTATGGAAGCAAGCACATGTggttcaagaaaagaaaaagtatacAAAAATTGTTTATAGAATTACTTTTTGAAAGTGTATTTTTGTGAACATTTTGGGATTACACAAAAGGGTTTTAGAATTGAGATTCTTTGTGGTTTTCTTACACTcgcaaacaaaaataaaccaaatCGTTGACCGGTGCTAAGTAAATTAACTCTGAGAAAAAGTTACTTGAAAAGATATCAGTAACAAAATATTCAATATTGGACCACTCAGTGTTTCAATGATATTCTCAGAACAACATTCTAGCGaatatacaaatgttttttGAAAAGGAAATAGTGCAGACATTGTAGGCAACACATAAGTTTCCCAGAACACTGTAAAACTATTTCCTGGGGACAGCGATTCTCAATATGGGGCAAATAGGTCGAGACATGTGATGACTGTTGGACAGAACACTTACCTGTCTATGGGCATAGAGAAAAGAAGAACCAGACTTCATGTACAAGTCCTTCCCAATCAAACATTTGATGTGTAGGGTGACACAACAGTACTCGATACACCTATAAAACCGCCAATCTGGATCTATTTCTTTTTCGCAAGCCTCACACCAATATGTTACCACGGTACTTGTTTCCTCCCCATAGCAGAGACT belongs to Brassica rapa cultivar Chiifu-401-42 chromosome A07, CAAS_Brap_v3.01, whole genome shotgun sequence and includes:
- the LOC103829236 gene encoding tetratricopeptide repeat protein 38 isoform X1; translated protein: MEKKLRCVRWGYEVNASSDHCIDAIDSYFHQVLSYGRNRKVILEAPLHDKDCVLGNILAAHYLSSSDHHRAKSYLEAATSNLEQSTPYEKAVFEAVSYLISVDRDDDLAFEMHTKLLKRFPKDLVSLKRAQILSFYMGQPGPFLDLVHQVLPLNQEESYIHGILAFPLLELGRMGETAAASRKGYEINKEDAWAHHCLCHVLHHECRFKEAVEFMKGVSESWPSCSSFMYTHNWWHVALCYLEGGSPMSKVEEIYDTHIWKELEKEDAVPPEVYLNALGLLLRLDVRDALDGSFADRLKLLAARLTEQANWYLEWHLDILIVWALAKAGETSRAHELLEGLKFRVSKMNKKKQQVMQKGVQLGEAVYEYAKGNYKQALELLGSDFDAIGYKIIGASDEQIDVFNEMWCQLLLKTCQPSTAKEVIRERIKVRDGVPFTWRLLEKSYAMEGNAEAERAGERAKKLEESSYF
- the LOC103829236 gene encoding tetratricopeptide repeat protein 38 isoform X2 — its product is MEKKLRCVRWGYEVNASSDHCIDAIDSYFHQVLSYGRNRKVILEAPLHDKDCVLGNILAAHYLSSSDHHRAKSYLEAATSNLEQSTPYEKAVFEAVSYLISVDRDDDLAFEMHTKLLKRFPKDLVSLKRAQILSFYMGQPGPFLDLVHQVLPLNQEESYIHGILAFPLLELGRMGETAAASRKGYEINKEDAWAHHCLCHVLHHECRFKEAVEFMKGVSESWPSCSSFMYTHNWWHVALCYLEGGSPMSKVEEIYDAHIWKELEKEDAVPPEVYLNALGLLLRLDVRDALDGSFKDSLKLLAGRLTDQANWYLEWHLDILIVWALAKAGETSRAHELLEGLKFRVSKMNKKKQQVMQKGVQLGEAVYEYAKGNYKQALELLGSDFDAIGYKIIGASDEQIDVFNEMWCQLLLKTCQPSTAKEVIRERIKVRDGVPFTWRLLEKSYAMEGNAEAERAGERAKKLEESSYF
- the LOC103829236 gene encoding tetratricopeptide repeat protein 38 isoform X3: MEKKLRCVRWGYEVNASSDHCIDAIDSYFHQVLSYGRNRKVILEAPLHDKDCVLGNILAAHYLSSSDHHRAKSYLEAATSNLEQSTPYEKAVFEAVSYLISVDRDDDLAFEMHTKLLKRFPKDLVSLKRAQILSFYMGQPGPFLDLVHQVLPLNQEESYIHGILAFPLLELGRMGETAAASRKGYEINKEDAWAHHCLCHVLHHECRFKEAVEFMKGVSESWPSCSSFMYTHNWWHVALCYLEGGSPMSKVEEIYDTHIWKELEKEDAVPPEVYLNALGLLLRLDVRDALDGSFKDSLKLLAGRLTDQANWYLEWHLDILIVWALAKAGETSRAHELLEGLKFRVSKMNKKKQQVMQKGVQLGEAVYEYAKGNYKQALELLGSDFDAIGYKIIGASDEQIDVFNEMWCQLLLKTCQPSTAKEVIRERIKVRDGVPFTWRLLEKSYAMEGNAEAERAGERAKKLEESSYF